A window of the Desulfovibrio sp. genome harbors these coding sequences:
- a CDS encoding HDIG domain-containing protein yields MTTRDQALKDIMAQGPEQHMVLHALQTEAVMRALAARLGRDEDMWGLAGLLHDLDYPQTKDQPERHGLVSAELLSGKLPEEALRAIKAHNGEMTGVSPESVFDFGLRCAETVTGMIHAASLMRPTGYDGLEAKSVKKKMKDKAFARAVRRENILECEKAGLGLDEFLALSIGAMREVKA; encoded by the coding sequence ATGACCACCCGAGACCAGGCGTTGAAAGACATCATGGCCCAGGGGCCAGAGCAGCACATGGTCCTTCACGCGCTGCAGACCGAGGCCGTCATGCGGGCCCTGGCCGCGCGCTTGGGCCGGGACGAGGACATGTGGGGGCTGGCCGGGCTCCTGCACGACCTGGACTACCCTCAAACAAAGGATCAGCCCGAACGCCACGGCCTGGTTTCGGCAGAGCTTCTTTCAGGCAAGCTGCCCGAGGAAGCCCTGCGGGCCATCAAGGCCCACAACGGCGAGATGACCGGGGTCTCTCCCGAGTCCGTGTTCGATTTCGGATTGCGCTGCGCGGAAACGGTGACAGGCATGATTCACGCCGCCTCGCTCATGCGACCCACGGGTTACGATGGGCTGGAGGCCAAGAGCGTCAAGAAGAAGATGAAGGACAAGGCCTTTGCCCGGGCGGTGCGCCGGGAGAATATCCTGGAGTGCGAGAAGGCGGGGCTGGGGCTGGATGAGTTCCTGGCGCTGTCAATCGGGGCCATGCGGGAAGTGAAGGCATAG